A genomic window from Gossypium hirsutum isolate 1008001.06 chromosome D12, Gossypium_hirsutum_v2.1, whole genome shotgun sequence includes:
- the LOC107945988 gene encoding LOW QUALITY PROTEIN: protein transport protein SEC23 (The sequence of the model RefSeq protein was modified relative to this genomic sequence to represent the inferred CDS: inserted 1 base in 1 codon), which yields MATPPQASPGAPNTDKKSPMTPAPPTISPGAPRFTPPNLQQDQIASPSIKNPIMLSPENGVKTGSPVPHLSTPPGPPVFTSPVRPAAVPFRTSPVTPQPVAFSSGSSLPTSSPPHFPNGSAELQQQLPGATEESMPAGESPCVLFSAHKLLKHKKLANVPSLGFGVLVSPGRETSTGPQVIHRDPHRCHNCGAYSNLYSNILIGSGQWQCVICRNLNGSEGEYIASSKEELRNFPELSSPLVDFIQTGNKRPSFVPVTDSRTSAPVVLVIDECLDEAHLQHLQSSLHAFVDSVPPTTRIGIILYGSTVSVYDFTEESIASADVIPGGTSPTQETLKGLIYGTGIYLSPMHASKEVAHLIFSSLRPYKLNVPEVSRDRCLGTAVEVAMAIIQGPSVDMSRGVVKRPGGNSRIIICAGGPNTYGPGSVPHSYTHPNYPHREKTAIKWMERLGREAHQHNIVVDILCAGTCPVRVPVLQPLANASGGVLVLHDDFGEAFGVNLQRASARAASSHGLLEIRCSDDILVTQVVGPGEEANIDTHETFKNDMAVSIQMLSVEETQCFSISMQNKHDIKSDYVFFQFAIQYSNVYQADIARVITIRLPTVDSVSAYLQSVQDEVAAVIIAKRTLLQAKSYSDAIDMQTTIDERVKDIASKFGSQVPKSKLYRFPKEISLLPELLFHLRXGPLLGSIVGHEDERSVLRNLFLNASFDLSLRMIAPRCLMHREGGTFEELPTYDLAMQSDTAVVLDHGTDVFIWLGAELAADEGRSAAALAACRTLAEELTELRFPAPRILAFKEGSSQARYFVSRLIPANKDPPYEQEARFPQLRTLTIEQRTKLKSSFIHFDDPSFCEWIRGLKAVPPEPI from the exons ATGGCTACTCCGCCACAAGCATCTCCCGGAGCACCTAATACTGATAAAAAGAGTCCAATGACTCCTGCTCCTCCCACAATTTCACCTGGTGCACCTAGATTCACTCCTCCAAATTTACAACAAGATCAGATCGCTTCCCCTTCTATAAAGAATCCGATTATGCTATCACCGGAAAATGGGGTCAAAACCGGAAGCCCTGTTCCCCATCTGAGTACTCCTCCTGGCCCTCCTGTATTTACATCGCCTGTCCGGCCTGCTGCTGTGCCTTTCCGAACCTCTCCTGTGACCCCCCAGCCGGTGGCTTTCTCATCAGGTTCGTCTTTGCCCACATCTTCACCTCCCCATTTTCCGAATGGGTCAGCTGAGCTTCAACAGCAACTTCCCGGTGCTACGGAGGAATCAATGCCCGCAGGAGAGTCACCATGCGTTTTATTCTCAGCTCATAAG TTGTTGAAACACAAGAAGCTAGCAAATGTACCTAGTTTAGGCTTCGGAGTATTGGTTTCTCCTGGGAGGGAAACTTCAACGGGTCCTCAAGTGATACACCGTGATCCTCATCGATGCCATAATTGTGGAGCTTATTCAAATCTTTATTCCAACATACTAATTGGCTCAGGCCAATGGCAGTGTGTAATATGCCGGAATCTAAATGGAAGTGAAGGTGAATATATAGCTTCAAGCAAGGAAGAGCTCCGTAATTTTCCTGAGCTGTCGTCACCTTTGGTTGATTTTATTCAAACAGGGAATAAGAGGCCAAGTTTTGTACCTGTTACTGATTCCAGAACTTCCGCACCGGTTGTTCTTGTTATTGATGAATGTTTAGATGAGGCACACCTTCAGCATTTACAGAGCTCCTTGCATGCTTTTGTCGATTCAGTACCACCGACAACCAGAATAGGAATCATTTTGTATGGTAGCACAGTATCAGTGTATGACTTTACGGAGGAATCCATAGCGTCTGCTGATGTGATTCCTGGTGGCACTTCACCAACACAGGAGACCTTGAAAGGATTGATTTATGGAACTGGTATATACTTGTCGCCAATGCATGCTTCAAAAGAGGTTGCACACCTAATATTCTCTTCATTGAGGCCATACAAGTTGAATGTTCCAGAAGTGTCAAGAGATAGATGCTTGGGTACTGCTGTTGAGGTCGCTATGGCAATTATTCAAGGACCATCTGTAGATATGTCTCGAGGTGTAGTTAAAAGGCCAGGTGGCAATAGCAGGATCATTATTTGTGCTGGCGGACCAAATACTTATGGTCCTGGGTCTGTCCCTCATTCTTATACTCACCCTAATTATCCTCATAGAGAAAAGACAGCAATCAAATGGATGGAGCGACTTGGTCGTGAGGCTCATCAACATAACATAGTGGTTGACATTCTCTGTGCTGGGACTTGCCCTGTAAGGGTTCCTGTGCTGCAGCCACTTGCAAATGCTTCAGGAGGTGTGTTGGTTCTTCATGATGACTTTGGTGAAGCCTTTGGTGTAAACTTACAAAGGGCATCTGCCAGAGCTGCCAGTTCCCATGGTTTGTTGGAGATACGTTGTTCTGATGATATTCTTGTTACTCAGGTTGTGGGTCCTGGTGAAGAGGCAAATATAGACACCCATGAAACCTTTAAAAATGATATGGCTGTCTCTATTCAAATGCTGAGTGTTGAAGAAACACAGTGCTTCTCAATATCGAtgcagaataaacatgacatcaaGAGTGATTACGTATTTTTCCAGTTTGCTATTCAATACTCAAATGTTTATCAAGCTGATATAGCTAGAGTGATTACTATCAGATTGCCAACTGTGGATAGTGTTTCGGCCTATCTTCAGAGTGTTCAAGATGAGGTGGCTGCAGTCATAATTGCCAAGAGGACTCTGCTGCAAGCAAAAAGTTATTCTGATGCAATTGATATGCAGACAACAATAGATGAGAGAGTTAAAGATATTGCTTCAAAATTTGGGTCTCAAGTGCCAAAGTCAAAGCTTTATCGGTTCCCAAAAGAAATATCTTTACTACCAGAGCTTCTATTCCATCTTA AGGGCCCACTGTTGGGAAGTATAGTTGGTCATGAAGATGAGAGGTCTGTACTGCGGAATTTGTTTTTGAATGCATCCTTTGATCTTTCTCTTCGCATGATTGCCCCTCGTTGTCTGATGCACCGGGAAGGAGGCACTTTCGAAGAATTGCCTACTTATGATCTCGCCATGCAGTCTGATACAGCTGTTGTTCTAGACCATGGTACAGATGTCTTCATTTGGTTG GGTGCCGAACTTGCAGCTGATGAAGGAAGAAGTGCAGCAGCTTTGGCAGCTTGTAGAACATTGGCTGAAGAGCTCACGGAGTTACGATTTCCAGCACCTCGGATCCTGGCATTCAAG GAGGGCAGCTCTCAGGCTCGATATTTTGTTTCTCGGCTCATACCAGCAAACAAGGATCCTCCTTACGAGCAG GAGGCAAGATTTCCTCAGCTTCGAACCCTGACAATTGAACAACGGACGAAACTGAAAAGCAGTTTTATACATTTCGATGATCCGAGCTTCTGCGAATGGATTCGGGGTTTAAAAGCAGTGCCCCCGGAACCAATCTAA